One genomic region from Oryzias melastigma strain HK-1 linkage group LG19, ASM292280v2, whole genome shotgun sequence encodes:
- the nfe2l1b gene encoding endoplasmic reticulum membrane sensor NFE2L1b isoform X2 has translation MLYLKKYFTEGLIQFTILLSLIGVRVDVDTYLSNQLPPLREIILGPSSAYTQTQFHNLRNTLDGYGIHPKSVDLDHFFTTRRLLNQVRQLDRLSVPSTELNTWLVHRETETVVSTSSQSSPSITLDNGAGLEDINNIDSTPAMRGGAAAPESTYNLNAADSSLGAVAPEGNQEQGNANGNDDLTKEDIDLGAGREVFNYSNRQKESEEKPGLLESKDRSEEQESWRNGINLQGSPPVDGETGESIPEQLPAIGSQTSLSLQECLRLLEATFPFGEEAEFPAPGVTQEISVSNEEAPSTSQSLPLGSQLPGAEPQLDLEQQWQDIMAIMELQAMEVNNTDLQTNFSGASAPNGTTESNTVANFGLATRSTPINEDVSLHQASIPSCSQDFPQIFNTQLESTSIPPPRASMPRLSSSNSSNINSTFGATNLTGIFLPPPINGSSSNVTSTPTLPDPFATLLEESMLDEISLLDLAMEEGFSQAQASQLEDELDSDSGLSLDSSHSPASPSSSETSCSSAASSSSTSATFSEEGAVGYSTDSEVATAETEEGAVGGYQSEYSKLCRMSYQDLSQFHGLPQLDSISHNHTYNLPLSSPFSEHPELPLTAGKKTIRDKHSSKLQPPQDLLDKHSSRDERRARTMKIPFSNEKIINLPVDEFNELLAKHHLNEAQLALIRDIRRRGKNKMAAQNCRKRKLDAIISLEQGVQDLRRDKARLLKEKMEFIRSIRQMKHKMQSLYQEVFSQLRDEEGRPYPPSQYSLQYSADGSVLIMPRSVTAAEQNRKPEKKQKDKKK, from the exons ATGCTTTACCTGAAAAAGTACTTCACAGAGGGCCTGATTCAGTTCACCATCCTTTTGAGTCTCATTGGGGTGAGGGTGGACGTTGACACTTATTTAAGTAATCAGTTGCCCCCACTAAGGGAGATCATCCTGGGGCCTAGCTCAGcttacacacagacacagtttCACAACCTGCGCAACACCCTGGACGGCTATGGGATCCATCCAAAGAGTGTGGACCTCGACCATTTCTTCACGACTCGACGGCTGCTAAACCAGGTGCGCCAGCTGGACCGCCTCTCTGTCCCCAGCACAGAACTCAACACCTGGCTAGTGCATCGAGAGACCGAGACAGTGGTGTCCACCAGCAGCCAGTCCAGCCCCAGCATAACCCTGGACAATGGGGCCGGCCTAGAGGACATTAACAACATCGACTCGACCCCGGCCAtgagaggaggagctgcagccccTGAATCCACATACAACTTGAATGCAGCGGACAGCAGTCTGGGAGCCGTGGCCCCAGAGGGCAATCAGGAGCAGGGCAACGCGAATGGCAATGATGACCTTACCAAAGAG GACATTGACCTTGGTGCAGGAAGAGAAGTGTTCAACTACAGCAATCGTCAGAAGGAGAGCGAGGAGAAGCCCGGCCTGCTGGAAAGCAAAGACAGGAGTGAGGAACAGGAGAGCTGGAGGAATGGCATAAACTTACAGGGTTCTCCGCCCGTGGATGGGGAGACGGGAGAGAGTATTCCAGAGCAG CTGCCAGCCATTGGCTCACAGACTTCACTGTCATTGCAAGAGTGCTTGAGGCTTCTGGAGGCCACTTTTCCTTTTGGAGAAGAAGCTGAG tttCCAGCCCCGGGTGTTACCCAAGAAATATCTGTTTCCAATGAAGAAGCTCCTTCCACATCTCAAAGCTTGCCCCTGGGGTCTCAGCTGCCCGGAGCCGAGCCGCAGTTAGACCTGGAGCAGCAATGGCAAGACATCATGGCCAtcatggagctgcag GCGATGGAGGTTAACAACACCGATCTACAGACTAACTTCAGCGGTGCCAGTGCACCAAATGGGACTACAGAATCGAACACTGTTGCAAACTTTGGGCTTGCCACCCGCTCCACCCCCATCAACGAAGACGTCAGCCTTCACCAGGCCTCCATCCCCAGCTGCAGCCAGGACTTTCCCCAGATCTTCAACACACAGCTGGAATCTACGAGCATCCCTCCACCCAGAGCCAGCATGCCCAGACTTTCCTCCAGCAACTCCTCCAACATCAACTCCACTTTTGGAGCCACCAATCTGACCGGGATTTTCCTTCCACCGCCCATAAACGGCTCAAGCAGCAACGTCACATCTACACCCACCCTACCTGATCCATTCGCCACCTTGCTGGAGGAGTCTATGCTTGATGAAATCAGCCTTCTGGACCTCGCCATGGAGGAGGGCTTCAGCCAGGCTCAAGCATCGCAGCTGGAAGACGAACTTGACTCTGATTCTGGTCTTTCCCTGGACTCCAGCCACAGCCCTGCATCTCCAAGCAGCTCTGAGACATCCTGCTCCTCTGCGGCTTCTTCATCTTCAACTTCTGCCACCTTTTCAGAGGAAGGAGCCGTTGGCTACAGCACCGACTCCGAGGTGGCCACCGCAGAGACGGAGGAGGGTGCTGTCGGGGGGTACCAGTCTGAGTATAGCAAGCTGTGTCGCATGAGCTACCAGGACCTCTCCCAGTTCCACGGCCTTCCCCAACTGGACAGCATCAGCCACAATCATACGTACAACCTACCGCTCTCTTCTCCATTCTCTGAGCACCCGGAGCTCCCTTTGACAGCAGGAAAGAAGACCATCCGCGACAAACACAGCTCCAAGCTTCAGCCTCCTCAGGACCTACTGGACAAGCACTCCAGCCGCGACGAGCGCAGAGCCCGGACCATGAAAATCCCCTTCTCCAATGAGAAGATCATCAACCTTCCAGTTGATGAATTCAACGAGCTTCTGGCCAAGCACCATCTGAACGAAGCCCAGCTCGCCCTCATCCGCGACATCCGCAGACGCGGCAAGAACAAGATGGCCGCCCAGAACTGTCGCAAGCGCAAGCTGGATGCCATCATCAGCCTGGAGCAGGGCGTCCAAGACCTGAGGCGCGACAAGGCCCGCCTGCTGAAAGAGAAGATGGAGTTCATCCGCTCCATCCGGCAGATGAAACACAAGATGCAAAGCCTGTACCAGGAGGTGTTCAGTCAGCTGCGGGACGAGGAGGGCCGGCCCTATCCTCCCAGCCAGTACTCCCTGCAGTACAGTGCTGACGGCAGCGTGCTGATCATGCCCCGCAGCGTGACCGCCGCAGAGCAGAACCGTAAGCCCGAGAAAAAAcagaaggacaaaaaaaagtga
- the nfe2l1b gene encoding endoplasmic reticulum membrane sensor NFE2L1b isoform X1, with protein sequence MLYLKKYFTEGLIQFTILLSLIGVRVDVDTYLSNQLPPLREIILGPSSAYTQTQFHNLRNTLDGYGIHPKSVDLDHFFTTRRLLNQVRQLDRLSVPSTELNTWLVHRETETVVSTSSQSSPSITLDNGAGLEDINNIDSTPAMRGGAAAPESTYNLNAADSSLGAVAPEGNQEQGNANGNDDLTKEDIDLIDILWRQDIDLGAGREVFNYSNRQKESEEKPGLLESKDRSEEQESWRNGINLQGSPPVDGETGESIPEQLPAIGSQTSLSLQECLRLLEATFPFGEEAEFPAPGVTQEISVSNEEAPSTSQSLPLGSQLPGAEPQLDLEQQWQDIMAIMELQAMEVNNTDLQTNFSGASAPNGTTESNTVANFGLATRSTPINEDVSLHQASIPSCSQDFPQIFNTQLESTSIPPPRASMPRLSSSNSSNINSTFGATNLTGIFLPPPINGSSSNVTSTPTLPDPFATLLEESMLDEISLLDLAMEEGFSQAQASQLEDELDSDSGLSLDSSHSPASPSSSETSCSSAASSSSTSATFSEEGAVGYSTDSEVATAETEEGAVGGYQSEYSKLCRMSYQDLSQFHGLPQLDSISHNHTYNLPLSSPFSEHPELPLTAGKKTIRDKHSSKLQPPQDLLDKHSSRDERRARTMKIPFSNEKIINLPVDEFNELLAKHHLNEAQLALIRDIRRRGKNKMAAQNCRKRKLDAIISLEQGVQDLRRDKARLLKEKMEFIRSIRQMKHKMQSLYQEVFSQLRDEEGRPYPPSQYSLQYSADGSVLIMPRSVTAAEQNRKPEKKQKDKKK encoded by the exons ATGCTTTACCTGAAAAAGTACTTCACAGAGGGCCTGATTCAGTTCACCATCCTTTTGAGTCTCATTGGGGTGAGGGTGGACGTTGACACTTATTTAAGTAATCAGTTGCCCCCACTAAGGGAGATCATCCTGGGGCCTAGCTCAGcttacacacagacacagtttCACAACCTGCGCAACACCCTGGACGGCTATGGGATCCATCCAAAGAGTGTGGACCTCGACCATTTCTTCACGACTCGACGGCTGCTAAACCAGGTGCGCCAGCTGGACCGCCTCTCTGTCCCCAGCACAGAACTCAACACCTGGCTAGTGCATCGAGAGACCGAGACAGTGGTGTCCACCAGCAGCCAGTCCAGCCCCAGCATAACCCTGGACAATGGGGCCGGCCTAGAGGACATTAACAACATCGACTCGACCCCGGCCAtgagaggaggagctgcagccccTGAATCCACATACAACTTGAATGCAGCGGACAGCAGTCTGGGAGCCGTGGCCCCAGAGGGCAATCAGGAGCAGGGCAACGCGAATGGCAATGATGACCTTACCAAAGAG GACATTGACTTGATTGACATCTTATGGCGGCAGGACATTGACCTTGGTGCAGGAAGAGAAGTGTTCAACTACAGCAATCGTCAGAAGGAGAGCGAGGAGAAGCCCGGCCTGCTGGAAAGCAAAGACAGGAGTGAGGAACAGGAGAGCTGGAGGAATGGCATAAACTTACAGGGTTCTCCGCCCGTGGATGGGGAGACGGGAGAGAGTATTCCAGAGCAG CTGCCAGCCATTGGCTCACAGACTTCACTGTCATTGCAAGAGTGCTTGAGGCTTCTGGAGGCCACTTTTCCTTTTGGAGAAGAAGCTGAG tttCCAGCCCCGGGTGTTACCCAAGAAATATCTGTTTCCAATGAAGAAGCTCCTTCCACATCTCAAAGCTTGCCCCTGGGGTCTCAGCTGCCCGGAGCCGAGCCGCAGTTAGACCTGGAGCAGCAATGGCAAGACATCATGGCCAtcatggagctgcag GCGATGGAGGTTAACAACACCGATCTACAGACTAACTTCAGCGGTGCCAGTGCACCAAATGGGACTACAGAATCGAACACTGTTGCAAACTTTGGGCTTGCCACCCGCTCCACCCCCATCAACGAAGACGTCAGCCTTCACCAGGCCTCCATCCCCAGCTGCAGCCAGGACTTTCCCCAGATCTTCAACACACAGCTGGAATCTACGAGCATCCCTCCACCCAGAGCCAGCATGCCCAGACTTTCCTCCAGCAACTCCTCCAACATCAACTCCACTTTTGGAGCCACCAATCTGACCGGGATTTTCCTTCCACCGCCCATAAACGGCTCAAGCAGCAACGTCACATCTACACCCACCCTACCTGATCCATTCGCCACCTTGCTGGAGGAGTCTATGCTTGATGAAATCAGCCTTCTGGACCTCGCCATGGAGGAGGGCTTCAGCCAGGCTCAAGCATCGCAGCTGGAAGACGAACTTGACTCTGATTCTGGTCTTTCCCTGGACTCCAGCCACAGCCCTGCATCTCCAAGCAGCTCTGAGACATCCTGCTCCTCTGCGGCTTCTTCATCTTCAACTTCTGCCACCTTTTCAGAGGAAGGAGCCGTTGGCTACAGCACCGACTCCGAGGTGGCCACCGCAGAGACGGAGGAGGGTGCTGTCGGGGGGTACCAGTCTGAGTATAGCAAGCTGTGTCGCATGAGCTACCAGGACCTCTCCCAGTTCCACGGCCTTCCCCAACTGGACAGCATCAGCCACAATCATACGTACAACCTACCGCTCTCTTCTCCATTCTCTGAGCACCCGGAGCTCCCTTTGACAGCAGGAAAGAAGACCATCCGCGACAAACACAGCTCCAAGCTTCAGCCTCCTCAGGACCTACTGGACAAGCACTCCAGCCGCGACGAGCGCAGAGCCCGGACCATGAAAATCCCCTTCTCCAATGAGAAGATCATCAACCTTCCAGTTGATGAATTCAACGAGCTTCTGGCCAAGCACCATCTGAACGAAGCCCAGCTCGCCCTCATCCGCGACATCCGCAGACGCGGCAAGAACAAGATGGCCGCCCAGAACTGTCGCAAGCGCAAGCTGGATGCCATCATCAGCCTGGAGCAGGGCGTCCAAGACCTGAGGCGCGACAAGGCCCGCCTGCTGAAAGAGAAGATGGAGTTCATCCGCTCCATCCGGCAGATGAAACACAAGATGCAAAGCCTGTACCAGGAGGTGTTCAGTCAGCTGCGGGACGAGGAGGGCCGGCCCTATCCTCCCAGCCAGTACTCCCTGCAGTACAGTGCTGACGGCAGCGTGCTGATCATGCCCCGCAGCGTGACCGCCGCAGAGCAGAACCGTAAGCCCGAGAAAAAAcagaaggacaaaaaaaagtga
- the cbx1b gene encoding chromobox protein homolog 1b produces MSQTAEPASDAPVVTEEAKLTVAEKKDKKPEDVAEEEEEEEEYVVEKVLNRRVVKGRVEYLLKWKGFSEEDNTWEPEDNLDCPDLIAEFLQSQKAAQDGKRKAAGDAEGDDSKSKKKKDDTEKLRGFARGLEPERIIGATDSTGELMFLMKWKNSDEADLVPAKEANVKCPQVVISFYEERLTWHSYPSEDEKKEDKN; encoded by the exons ATGAGCCAGACTGCAGAACCCGCTAGCGATGCTCCGGTTGTTACAGAAG AAGCCAAGCTGACAGTAGCTGAGAAAAAAGACAAGAAGCCGGAAGATGtggcagaggaagaggaggaggaggaagagtatGTGGTGGAAAAGGTCCTTAACCGTCGAGTGGTAAAAGGGAGGGTGGAATATCTCCTCAAGTGGAAAGGCTTCTCTGA GGAAGATAATACGTGGGAGCCAGAGGACAACTTAGATTGTCCAGATTTGATAGCAGAGTTTTTGCAGTCCCAGAAAGCGGCGCAAGATGGAAAGCGGAAGGCTGCAGGAGATGCAGAAGGAGacgacagtaaatcaaagaagaagaaagacgaT ACCGAGAAGCTGCGGGGCTTTGCTCGCGGCCTGGAGCCAGAGCGGATCATCGGAGCCACAGATTCCACAGGAGAGCTCATGTTCCTCATGAAATG GAAAAATTCGGACGAAGCCGACCTGGTGCCGGCAAAAGAGGCCAACGTCAAGTGTCCGCAGGTGGTCATCTCCTTCTACGAAGAGAGACTCACCTGGCACTCGTATCCCTCCGAAGACGAGAAGAAGGAGGACAAAAACTAG
- the snx11 gene encoding sorting nexin-11 has protein sequence MSQNHQGDEFVAVRVQDPRIQNEGNWNSYVDYKIFLHTNSKAFTAKTSCVRRRYSEFVWLKKKLQKNSGLVPVPDLPGKSFFSFSNEDFLEKRRRGLQAFLDKVVHMTVCLSDSQLHLFLQTQLTLSHIEDCVQGLTPYSVTDAILTYASSNQGLAQAQEEDAFREPSLTVSYESMESPAPHQPSLQTNTGLIPEPPANQDPLKALLGLSEPKPDGTTPKISIQISQKSDRLKAVVEDHTEATFYLGNTPNGSDDGSCLIQTPVEVYSPMVDCTEGSWIGGNVEDPDCEGRKSSEKSEVSSDLRCTYSGEIVVENSVEGQEEVLEKQPVDVKTGEHEGQILNVCSKREEKAEQDDPSERKEEVFLQSEIHEKTDQTEPDAGDVFLEKEEEQEPEAKDDSDESFHSQSSSNDSIIKCSEEDSPCEEAEDLIQAESIYEKTPVELTVCSEVDTPCKNMLDLHMNGCILEEVTPNNEDLQLITSICNPPDVDPAVAEADLTENSDFSILGSSCAPGSTDSKNTEQGTLSSLSLDASEET, from the exons ATGAGCCAGAATCACCAAGGAGAT gAGTTTGTGGCTGTGCGGGTTCAAGACCCTCGCATTCAAAACGAGGGTAACTGGAATTCATACGTCGACTATAAGATCTTCCTTCAT ACCAATAGTAAAGCCTTCACAGCCAAGACCTCCTGTGTGCGCCGGCGCTACAGCGAGTTTGTGTGGCTgaagaaaaagctgcagaagaatTCGGGTTTGGT tcCAGTCCCAGACCTTCCAGGAAAGTCCTTCTTTTCCTTCAGCAATGAGGAttttctggagaagagaaggaGAGGACTTCAGGCTTTCTTAGACAA GGTGGTACACATGACGGTATGCCTGTCGGACAGCCAGCTCCACCTCTTCCTGCAGACCCAGCTGACGCTCAGCCACATCGAGGACTGCGTCCAGGGCCTCACGCCGTACTCCGTGACGGACGCCATTCTCACCTACGCCTCATCCAATCAGGGGCTGGCTCAGGCTCAGGAGGAGGATGCCTTCAGGGAGCCCAGCTTGACCGTTTCGTACGAGTCCATGGAGAG TCCAGCTCCTCATCAACCAAGCCTCCAAACGAACACAGGACTCATCCCTGAGCCCCCCGCAAACCAAGACCCCCTGAAAGCTCTGTTGGGGCTCTCTGAGCCAAAGCCAGACGGAACTACGCCCAAAATTTCTATACAGATTTCCCAGAAAAGCGACCGCCTGAAAGCTGTCGTCGAAGACCACACAGAGGCGACCTTTTATCTGGGAAACACCCCCAATGGAAGTGACGATGGGAGCTGCCTAATCCAGACACCGGTGGAGGTCTACTCGCCAATGGTCGATTGTACGGAGGGGAGCTGGATCGGTGGGAACGTTGAGGATCCAGACTGTGAAGGAAGGAAAAGTTCTGAAAAGTCTGAAGTTAGTTCAGATTTGAGGTGTACTTACAGTGGAGAAATAGTTGTAGAAAACAGTGTGGAAGGTCAAGAAGAGGTTTTAGAAAAGCAGCCTGTGGATGTAAAGACCGGAGAACACGAGggtcaaattttaaatgtttgctccaaaagagaagaaaaagcagaacaagATGATCCAtcagaaagaaaagaggaggtCTTCCTCCAGTCAGAAATCCATGAGAAGACTGATCAGACAGAACCAGATGCTGGGGATGTCTTCCTAGAAAAGGAGGAAGAGCAAGAACCAGAGGCTAAAGATGATAGCGATGAGAGCTTCCATTCCCAGTCATCTTCTAACGACAGCATCATCAAATGCAGTGAGGAGGACAGTCCCTGTGAAGAGGCAGAGGACCTGATCCAGGCTGAAAGCATCTATGAGAAGACACCCGTGGAGCTCACCGTGTGTTCAGAGGTTGATACACCCTGCAAGAACATGTTGGACCTTCACATGAACGGCTGCATCCTTGAAGAAGTGACCCCAAACAATGAGGACCTACAGCTTATAACAAGCATCTGCAACCCCCCAGATGTTGACCCAGCTGTAGCTGAGGCCGATTTGACTGAAAACAGCGACTTCAGCATCTTGGGAAGCAGCTGTGCACCTGGGTCCACTGATAGTAAAAACACAGAGCAGGGAACCCTGTCCTCGCTGTCTCTGGACGCTTCAGAGGAGACTTGA